The Oceanispirochaeta sp. genome includes the window CAGATAGGACATTCCACTGCTTCTGAGAAACATATTGACCAGTGAAGCGATGATCAGCCCCACAAGACCCATCATCAGATAGTGACCCCAGCCGGAAAGGTCTTTTTTGGTTGTGACAGCCCAGAGGCTCATGGTTCCGAAAAGAGCGGCGGTAGAAACAAAGGCAGTCGTAATGGTTCCCAGATTGTACATCAGAAAGATGGTAGACATATTGATGCCGTTCAATCCGGCGTAGACGCCAAAGGTCGTAATCGCCGCCCCCACGGACATGGTATTTATTTTACTGGCCAGCCTGAAGACCAGGACAAGTTCAATAATGATGAGACCGAACATCAGCAGGGGATTGGACATGACGTTTCTGTAGAGTCCGGTGACAAGAAATCCCCGGGCCACAATGGCAGTCAGGAAGAGTCCGGCGGTCATCCAGAGATAAACGTTTTTTAATATTGTCCGGTCCTGAGTAGCCTGAAAGCTCCCGGCACTTGTAAAATTCTGGTTCATAAGCACTCCTGTTCATCTAAAATATTCATTTTAATATTACAATTGAATATAACTATAATATGCAAAAATGCAAAACAAATGAAGCATTGATGAATGAAATAGTTTTGTATTGACAGATTAATCAAAAAAGAGAATAATGGCTCAAGTGTTTCTATTCATAAGAACACAAGGAGATTAAAATGAAAAAATTAACAACCCTGTTCCTAAGCCTGTTCTGTCTTAGTG containing:
- a CDS encoding Bax inhibitor-1/YccA family protein, producing the protein MNQNFTSAGSFQATQDRTILKNVYLWMTAGLFLTAIVARGFLVTGLYRNVMSNPLLMFGLIIIELVLVFRLASKINTMSVGAAITTFGVYAGLNGINMSTIFLMYNLGTITTAFVSTAALFGTMSLWAVTTKKDLSGWGHYLMMGLVGLIIASLVNMFLRSSGMSYLISYAGILLFTGLTAYDTQRIKNMSRSMSHSVDEGQFVKLSILGALTLYLDFINMFLFMLRILGRRN